In a genomic window of Xylophilus rhododendri:
- the metH gene encoding methionine synthase, which translates to MKLSGLEPVRIGAGSLFVNVGERTNVTGSKAFARMILNGEFEQALAVARQQVENGAQVIDINMDEAMLDSKAAMVRFLNLIASEPDIARVPIMVDSSKWEVIEAGLRCVQGKGIVNSISMKEGVDKFKHEAKLVRRYGAAAVVMAFDEQGQADTFARKIEICERAYRILVDEVGFPPEDIIFDPNIFAVATGIEEHNNYAVDFIEAVRWIKQNLPGAKVSGGVSNVSFSFRGNDPVREAIHTVFLYHAIQAGMDMGIVNAGMVGVYDDLEPVLRERVEDVVLNRRPDAGERLVEVAETARSGAKDESKKLEWRGTPEAPVSVEQRLSHALVHGITDFIVEDTEEVYRNILAKGGRPLHVIEGPLMDGMNVVGDLFGAGKMFLPQVVKSARVMKSAVAHLLPYIEEEKRLDEAAGRDVRSKGKIIIATVKGDVHDIGKNIVTVVLQCNNFEVVNMGVMVPCHEILARAKVEGADIVGLSGLITPSLEEMQYVAGEMQKDPHFRMAKIPLLIGGATTSRVHTAVKIAPHYEGPVVYVPDASRSVSVAQSLLSDQAAQYIAEINADYDKVRLQHANRKQTPMWPLSKARANKTPLDWSGYTPAVPKFIGRRVFRNFDLTELAKYIDWGPFFQTWDLAGPFPQILKDEVVGAEAVRVYADGQRMLKRLIEGRWLQASAVMGFWPANTVGDDDIVLYTDESRSQAELTWYGMRQQTEKQAVDGVMRPSRCLADFVAPRDSGRQDYVGMFAVTAGLGVEKKEKFFTDDLDDYSAIMLKALADRLAEAFAEYLHERVRKDLWGYAADESLSVEALVKEEYRGIRPAPGYPACPDHSVKRAMFDVLRCDEIGMGLTDSLAMTPAASVSGFFLAHPESTYFNVGKIGEDQVQDIAKRRGLEEAEVARMLAPNLS; encoded by the coding sequence ATGAAGCTTTCCGGCCTGGAGCCGGTGCGCATCGGCGCGGGATCGCTCTTCGTCAACGTCGGCGAGCGCACCAACGTCACCGGGTCCAAGGCCTTCGCCCGCATGATCCTGAACGGCGAGTTCGAACAGGCCCTGGCGGTGGCCCGCCAGCAGGTCGAGAACGGCGCCCAGGTCATCGACATCAACATGGACGAGGCCATGCTCGACAGCAAGGCCGCCATGGTGCGGTTCCTCAACCTGATCGCTTCCGAGCCCGACATCGCCCGCGTGCCCATCATGGTCGACAGCTCCAAGTGGGAGGTCATCGAGGCCGGCCTGCGCTGCGTGCAGGGCAAGGGCATCGTCAACTCCATCTCCATGAAGGAGGGCGTGGACAAGTTCAAGCACGAGGCCAAACTCGTGCGCCGCTACGGCGCCGCCGCCGTCGTCATGGCCTTCGACGAACAGGGCCAGGCCGACACCTTCGCCCGCAAGATCGAGATCTGCGAACGCGCCTACCGCATCCTGGTCGACGAGGTGGGTTTCCCGCCCGAGGACATCATCTTCGACCCCAACATCTTCGCGGTCGCCACCGGCATCGAGGAGCACAACAACTACGCCGTCGACTTCATCGAGGCGGTGCGCTGGATCAAGCAGAACCTGCCGGGCGCCAAGGTCTCGGGCGGCGTCAGCAATGTGAGTTTCTCCTTCCGCGGCAACGACCCGGTGCGCGAGGCCATCCACACCGTGTTCCTCTACCACGCGATCCAGGCGGGCATGGACATGGGCATCGTCAACGCCGGCATGGTCGGCGTGTACGACGACCTGGAGCCGGTGCTGCGCGAGCGGGTCGAGGACGTGGTGCTCAACCGCCGCCCGGATGCCGGCGAACGCCTGGTCGAGGTCGCGGAAACCGCCAGGAGCGGCGCCAAGGACGAGAGCAAGAAACTCGAATGGCGCGGCACGCCCGAAGCGCCGGTCAGCGTGGAGCAGCGCCTGTCGCACGCCCTGGTGCACGGCATCACCGACTTCATCGTCGAGGACACCGAGGAGGTCTACCGCAACATCCTGGCCAAGGGCGGCCGCCCGCTGCATGTGATCGAAGGCCCGCTGATGGACGGCATGAACGTGGTCGGCGACCTGTTCGGCGCCGGCAAGATGTTCCTGCCGCAGGTGGTGAAGTCGGCGCGGGTGATGAAGTCCGCCGTGGCCCACCTGCTGCCCTACATCGAGGAGGAAAAGCGCCTCGACGAAGCCGCCGGCCGCGACGTGCGCAGCAAGGGCAAGATCATCATCGCCACCGTCAAGGGCGATGTGCACGACATCGGCAAGAACATCGTCACCGTGGTCCTGCAGTGCAACAACTTCGAGGTGGTGAACATGGGCGTGATGGTGCCCTGCCACGAGATCCTGGCGCGCGCCAAGGTGGAGGGCGCGGACATCGTCGGCCTCTCCGGCCTCATCACCCCCAGCCTGGAGGAGATGCAGTACGTGGCCGGCGAGATGCAGAAGGACCCGCATTTCCGCATGGCCAAGATCCCGCTGCTGATCGGCGGCGCCACCACCAGCCGGGTGCACACGGCCGTGAAGATCGCGCCGCACTACGAAGGCCCCGTCGTCTACGTGCCCGACGCCTCGCGCAGCGTGAGCGTGGCGCAGAGCCTGCTGTCCGACCAGGCCGCCCAGTACATCGCCGAGATCAACGCCGACTACGACAAGGTGCGTTTGCAGCACGCCAACCGCAAGCAGACGCCGATGTGGCCGCTCTCGAAGGCGCGCGCCAACAAGACCCCGCTGGACTGGTCCGGCTACACCCCCGCCGTGCCCAAGTTCATCGGCCGCCGTGTCTTCAGGAATTTCGACCTGACCGAACTGGCCAAGTACATCGACTGGGGCCCCTTCTTCCAGACCTGGGACCTGGCCGGCCCCTTCCCGCAGATCCTCAAGGACGAGGTCGTCGGCGCCGAAGCCGTGCGGGTGTATGCCGACGGCCAGCGCATGTTGAAACGGCTGATCGAAGGCCGCTGGCTGCAGGCCAGCGCGGTGATGGGCTTCTGGCCCGCGAACACCGTGGGCGACGACGACATCGTGCTCTACACCGACGAGAGCCGCAGCCAGGCCGAACTCACCTGGTACGGCATGCGCCAGCAGACCGAGAAGCAGGCGGTGGACGGCGTGATGCGCCCCAGCCGCTGCCTGGCCGACTTCGTCGCGCCCCGGGACAGCGGCCGGCAGGACTACGTCGGCATGTTCGCCGTGACGGCCGGCCTGGGCGTGGAGAAGAAGGAGAAGTTCTTCACCGACGACCTCGACGACTACTCCGCCATCATGCTCAAGGCCCTGGCCGACCGCCTGGCCGAAGCCTTCGCCGAATACCTGCACGAGCGGGTGCGCAAGGACCTGTGGGGCTACGCGGCCGACGAGTCCCTGTCGGTCGAGGCCCTGGTCAAGGAAGAGTACCGCGGCATCCGCCCCGCGCCCGGCTACCCGGCCTGCCCGGACCACAGCGTCAAGCGCGCCATGTTCGACGTGCTGCGCTGCGATGAGATCGGCATGGGCCTGACCGATTCGCTGGCGATGACGCCTGCGGCGAGTGTCAGCGGCTTCTTCCTGGCGCATCCCGAGAGCACGTATTTCAACGTGGGCAAGATCGGGGAAGACCAGGTGCAGGACATCGCGAAAAGGCGGGGCCTGGAAGAGGCGGAAGTGGCGCGGATGCTGGCGCCGAATCTGAGCTGA
- a CDS encoding SUI1 family translation initiation factor yields MALVYSTEAGRVCPDCRQPMAGCTCRQQAQEQARRGDGTVRLAYETKGRGGKGVTVLRGLALDPEEIAKLGKTLRSACGAGGAVKDGGTLEIQGDHRDTVSRLLEQRGIAFKRTGG; encoded by the coding sequence ATGGCGCTCGTCTATTCCACAGAAGCCGGTCGCGTCTGCCCCGATTGCCGCCAGCCGATGGCCGGCTGCACCTGCCGCCAGCAGGCCCAGGAGCAGGCCAGGCGCGGCGACGGCACCGTGCGCCTGGCCTACGAGACCAAGGGCCGCGGCGGCAAGGGCGTGACCGTGCTGCGCGGGCTGGCGCTGGATCCCGAGGAGATCGCCAAACTCGGCAAGACCCTGCGCAGCGCCTGCGGTGCCGGCGGCGCGGTCAAGGACGGCGGCACGCTGGAGATCCAGGGCGACCACCGCGACACCGTCTCGCGCCTGCTGGAACAGCGCGGCATCGCTTTCAAACGCACAGGCGGCTGA
- a CDS encoding type II toxin-antitoxin system HipA family toxin, with the protein MSTSIKYLRMYLHLPDRSRRPIGYLSQYGDILRASFDREYIEDAQRPTLSLAYQGRDDAATRAILQSTRDERLVRNNGRWPTWFANLLPEGHNRERLAAERHCGPDDEFELLAAAGHDLMGAIEVEPVPAQEGIPDTVRHWHTALGLDVLEPGFVEYPVEDAASLPGVVTKFSAIQDGRRYVVKKHGAAGSTILKLPSVRHPDLVANEATGYRLCAALGLDCARATVISRADADLPETLPCEQILAVERFDRGPDGLRVHMEEFAQVLQYEPRHKYGRDLVGDYANMLALLDTLSLRPVVDVREFIGRFVAFVLMGNTDAHFKNWALVYPDGRQPQLSPLYDPVCVSALFDAVAPGDYGVNRAIDKKLRAFGWGDLEALLKAAGLRRVPNHLRQARLLVRQAQAEWPAVLESAPDAVRRSVGERLGGGLALTQ; encoded by the coding sequence GTGAGCACTTCGATCAAATACCTGCGGATGTACCTGCATCTGCCGGACCGCAGCCGGCGGCCCATCGGCTATCTCTCGCAGTACGGCGACATCCTGCGCGCCTCCTTCGACCGCGAATACATCGAGGATGCGCAGCGGCCCACGCTCTCGCTGGCCTACCAGGGCCGGGACGATGCGGCCACCCGCGCGATCCTGCAATCCACCCGCGACGAGCGCCTGGTGCGCAACAACGGACGCTGGCCGACCTGGTTCGCCAACCTGCTGCCCGAAGGCCACAACCGGGAGCGGCTGGCGGCCGAGCGCCACTGCGGCCCGGACGACGAGTTCGAACTGCTGGCCGCCGCCGGCCACGACCTGATGGGGGCGATCGAAGTGGAGCCGGTCCCCGCGCAGGAGGGCATTCCCGATACGGTGCGGCACTGGCATACCGCGCTGGGGCTGGACGTGCTGGAGCCCGGCTTCGTCGAATATCCGGTGGAGGATGCCGCCTCCCTGCCCGGCGTGGTGACCAAGTTTTCGGCGATCCAGGACGGCCGACGTTACGTGGTGAAGAAGCACGGCGCGGCAGGCTCCACCATCCTCAAGCTTCCCAGCGTCCGCCATCCCGACCTGGTCGCCAACGAAGCCACTGGCTACCGGCTCTGCGCGGCCCTGGGGCTGGATTGCGCACGGGCCACAGTCATCTCCCGCGCGGATGCAGATCTGCCCGAAACGCTGCCGTGCGAGCAGATCCTGGCGGTGGAGCGCTTCGACCGGGGCCCGGACGGACTGCGGGTGCACATGGAGGAGTTCGCCCAGGTGCTGCAATACGAGCCCCGGCACAAGTACGGCCGCGACCTGGTGGGCGACTACGCCAACATGCTGGCGCTGCTCGATACGCTGTCGCTGCGTCCTGTGGTGGACGTGCGGGAATTCATCGGCCGTTTTGTGGCCTTCGTGCTGATGGGCAATACCGACGCGCATTTCAAGAACTGGGCGCTGGTGTATCCGGATGGCCGCCAGCCGCAGCTGTCGCCCCTGTACGACCCGGTGTGCGTCAGTGCGCTGTTCGACGCGGTGGCGCCGGGAGATTACGGCGTGAATCGTGCGATCGACAAAAAACTGCGCGCCTTCGGCTGGGGAGACCTGGAAGCGTTGCTGAAGGCGGCAGGCCTGAGGCGCGTGCCCAATCACCTTCGTCAGGCACGGCTGCTGGTTCGGCAGGCCCAGGCCGAATGGCCCGCAGTGCTGGAATCCGCGCCGGACGCGGTGCGCCGCAGCGTGGGCGAAAGACTGGGCGGCGGCCTCGCATTGACCCAATAG
- a CDS encoding helix-turn-helix domain-containing protein: MSIVQDLSSTRKTAGLSQEQLADAAGLTRMTVNKTESGAVDPRLSSVEEMARALGMELMLVPSTLQAEVQAFVRSGGRLLGQPPGASAPLSVVDHITRRKP, from the coding sequence ATGAGCATTGTCCAAGACCTGTCGAGTACCCGGAAAACAGCAGGACTCAGTCAGGAGCAGCTCGCGGATGCCGCCGGCCTGACCCGCATGACGGTAAACAAGACCGAGTCCGGCGCTGTCGATCCGCGGCTGTCGAGCGTGGAAGAAATGGCGCGCGCGCTGGGCATGGAGTTGATGCTGGTGCCCAGCACCTTGCAGGCCGAGGTCCAGGCTTTCGTGCGCTCGGGTGGACGGCTGCTGGGCCAGCCACCGGGCGCCAGTGCGCCGCTTTCCGTCGTCGACCACATCACGCGCCGCAAGCCGTGA
- the yjjJ gene encoding type II toxin-antitoxin system HipA family toxin YjjJ — MASKLAPRTANDILAALRRQGGVLSSAELQQQLGASQPTVSRALAPLLQAGTVRKVGAARSQRYVLPRRVPGVGDAVPVVRIDGQGAATPFASLVPLEGGATWVDEADGVSQRHDGLPWFLADMRPQGFMGRTFANAHPELALGNDPRHWSEDDVLRALVLFGDDLPGNLIVGEPAFQRFHTLAARAARADSPADYPALAERAMSGTLPGSSAGGEQPKFCVRSVDRHVLVKFSPAGATPVDQRVRDLLVCEHLALYTLASAGLPAARTQICMGGGRVFLESERFDRTRAGRIGMVSLLAYDAEYIGEMDNWAATAARMAARGLLRPGDAEHLRLLEAYGQLIANTDRHYGNISLLLDRDDWALSPTYDMLPMLYAPIGGELVAQDFAARQPRPTSATLDQWPAALALARSFWRAAATDERISADFRAIAAANLAFLG, encoded by the coding sequence ATGGCAAGCAAGCTCGCTCCCCGCACGGCAAACGACATCCTAGCCGCCCTGCGCCGCCAGGGCGGCGTGCTGTCCAGCGCGGAACTGCAGCAGCAGCTGGGCGCCAGCCAGCCAACGGTGTCGCGCGCGCTGGCGCCGCTGCTGCAGGCCGGCACGGTGCGCAAGGTGGGTGCGGCGCGCAGCCAGCGTTATGTGCTGCCGCGCCGGGTGCCCGGCGTGGGCGACGCGGTGCCGGTGGTGCGCATCGACGGGCAGGGCGCCGCCACGCCCTTCGCCAGCCTCGTGCCGCTGGAGGGCGGCGCCACCTGGGTGGACGAGGCCGACGGCGTCAGCCAGCGCCACGACGGCCTGCCCTGGTTCCTGGCCGACATGCGGCCCCAGGGCTTCATGGGCCGCACCTTCGCCAATGCCCATCCCGAACTGGCCCTGGGCAACGATCCGCGCCACTGGAGCGAGGACGACGTGCTGCGCGCCCTGGTGCTCTTCGGCGACGACCTGCCCGGCAACCTGATCGTGGGCGAGCCGGCCTTCCAGCGTTTCCACACCCTGGCCGCGCGCGCCGCCCGGGCCGACTCGCCGGCCGATTACCCCGCGCTGGCCGAACGCGCCATGTCCGGCACCCTGCCCGGCTCCTCGGCCGGCGGCGAACAGCCCAAGTTCTGCGTGCGTTCGGTGGACCGCCATGTGCTGGTGAAGTTCTCGCCGGCCGGCGCCACGCCGGTCGACCAGCGGGTGCGTGACCTGCTGGTCTGCGAGCACCTGGCGCTGTACACCCTGGCCAGCGCCGGCCTGCCGGCCGCCCGCACGCAGATCTGCATGGGCGGCGGCCGGGTGTTCCTGGAGTCCGAGCGTTTCGACCGCACGCGGGCAGGCCGCATCGGCATGGTCTCCCTGCTGGCCTACGACGCCGAATACATCGGCGAGATGGACAACTGGGCCGCCACCGCGGCCCGCATGGCTGCGCGCGGCCTGCTGCGCCCCGGCGACGCCGAACACCTGCGGCTGCTGGAGGCCTACGGCCAGCTCATCGCCAACACCGACCGGCACTACGGCAACATCTCCCTGCTGCTGGACCGCGACGACTGGGCCCTGTCGCCCACCTACGACATGCTGCCCATGCTGTACGCACCGATCGGCGGCGAGCTGGTGGCGCAGGACTTCGCCGCCCGCCAGCCCCGGCCCACCAGCGCCACGCTGGACCAGTGGCCGGCCGCGCTGGCCCTGGCCCGCAGCTTCTGGCGGGCGGCGGCTACCGACGAACGCATCTCGGCGGACTTCCGCGCGATTGCCGCCGCCAATCTCGCCTTCCTCGGCTGA
- a CDS encoding FKBP-type peptidyl-prolyl cis-trans isomerase, giving the protein MKIAKDSVVTLRFTVTDAKGQVLDKGSEPMAYLHGGYGNTFPKIEEALEGQETGFSTTLSLAPADAFGERDESLVRTIPKSEFPPGVKVGGQLRGSNDEGGEQVYRVVKIKGPEVLLDGNHALAGQALRFGLKVEGVRAATAEELAHGHVHGEHGHQH; this is encoded by the coding sequence ATGAAAATCGCCAAAGACTCGGTCGTCACCCTCCGCTTCACCGTCACAGACGCCAAGGGCCAGGTGCTCGACAAGGGCAGCGAACCCATGGCCTATCTGCACGGCGGCTACGGCAACACCTTCCCCAAGATCGAGGAAGCGCTCGAAGGCCAGGAAACCGGCTTTTCCACCACTCTCTCCCTGGCCCCGGCCGATGCCTTCGGCGAGCGCGACGAATCCCTGGTGCGCACCATCCCCAAGAGCGAGTTCCCGCCCGGCGTGAAGGTCGGCGGCCAGCTGCGCGGCAGCAACGACGAAGGCGGCGAGCAGGTCTACCGCGTGGTCAAGATCAAGGGCCCCGAGGTGCTGCTCGACGGCAACCATGCGCTGGCCGGCCAGGCCCTGCGTTTCGGCCTGAAGGTCGAAGGCGTGCGCGCCGCCACGGCCGAGGAACTGGCCCACGGCCACGTGCACGGCGAGCACGGCCACCAGCACTGA
- a CDS encoding pirin family protein — MSVTDTSAPTLPAVLALRPLGAPPWETADPFLFCVHHDDEYPRANGRMGPDASLAGRAIGQDFSRKDGWSMYHGQQVPGFPGHPHRGFETVTIVRRGLIDHADSLGAAARFGRGDVQWLTAGDGVVHSEMFPLLDDAQPNPLELFQIWLNLPAKSKRSPAHFTMFWGPDIPSLIATDAAGRKTGISVIAGHLDGAAEPLAPPPDSWAAQADADVAIWTLRLEPGARWTLPAAKAGINRRLYFFAGQGLQIEGQRVDRHAVAELRPDASPELVNTGDEVIECLLLQGRPIGEPVVQYGPFVMNSQAEIAQTMADFRRTGFGGWPWPDDSPTHGRDPARFAVHVGGRRETPPEA; from the coding sequence ATGTCCGTCACCGACACCTCCGCTCCCACCCTGCCCGCCGTGCTGGCCCTGCGCCCGCTGGGCGCGCCGCCCTGGGAGACCGCCGACCCCTTCCTCTTCTGCGTGCACCACGACGACGAGTACCCGCGCGCCAACGGCCGCATGGGGCCGGATGCGTCCCTGGCCGGCCGCGCCATCGGCCAGGACTTCAGCCGCAAGGACGGCTGGAGCATGTACCACGGCCAGCAGGTCCCGGGCTTTCCCGGCCATCCGCACCGCGGCTTCGAGACGGTGACCATCGTGCGCCGCGGCCTGATCGACCATGCCGACTCGCTGGGCGCCGCCGCCCGCTTCGGCCGCGGCGACGTGCAGTGGCTGACCGCCGGCGACGGCGTGGTGCATTCGGAGATGTTTCCGCTGCTCGACGATGCCCAGCCCAACCCGCTGGAGCTGTTCCAGATCTGGCTCAACCTGCCCGCGAAGAGCAAGCGCTCGCCGGCCCACTTCACCATGTTCTGGGGGCCGGACATTCCGAGCCTGATCGCCACCGATGCGGCCGGCCGCAAGACCGGGATCTCGGTGATCGCCGGCCATCTCGACGGCGCGGCCGAGCCGCTGGCGCCGCCGCCGGATTCCTGGGCCGCGCAGGCCGATGCGGATGTCGCGATCTGGACCTTGCGGCTCGAACCCGGCGCCCGCTGGACGCTGCCGGCCGCGAAAGCCGGCATCAACCGCCGCCTCTATTTCTTCGCCGGCCAGGGCCTGCAGATCGAAGGCCAGCGGGTGGACCGGCATGCGGTGGCCGAGTTGCGTCCGGACGCCTCGCCCGAGCTGGTCAACACCGGCGACGAAGTCATCGAATGCCTGCTGCTGCAGGGCCGCCCCATTGGCGAGCCGGTCGTGCAGTACGGCCCCTTCGTGATGAACAGCCAGGCCGAGATCGCCCAGACCATGGCCGACTTCCGCCGCACCGGCTTCGGCGGATGGCCCTGGCCGGACGATTCGCCCACGCACGGCCGCGATCCGGCGCGTTTCGCGGTGCATGTGGGCGGGCGCCGGGAGACGCCGCCCGAGGCCTGA